The Pseudomonas oryzicola genomic sequence GACGATGCCGTGGTGCTGCTGGTCGATCACCAGACCGGCCTGATCTCACTGGTACAGGATTTCTCGCCCAACGAGTTCAAGAACAACGTGCTGGCGCTGGGCGACCTGGCCAAGTTCTTCGGCCTGCCGACCATCCTCACCACCAGCTTCGAGCAAGGCCCGAACGGCCCGCTGGTGCCCGAGCTGAAAGAAATGTTCCCGGACGCGCCCTACATTGCCCGCCCAGGCCAGATCAATGCCTGGGACAACGAAGACTTCGTCAAGGCAATCAAGGCCACTGGCCGCAAGCAACTGATCATCGCCGGCGTGGTGACCGATGTGTGCGTGGCCTTCCCGACCCTGTCGGCGCTGGCGGAAGGCTTTGAGGTGTTCGTGGTGACCGATGCCTCGGGCACCTTCAACGAGACCGTGCAGCAGGCGGCCTGGGTGCGCATGACCCAGGCAGGTGCGCAGATGATGAACTGGTTCTCGGTGGCCTGTGAGCTGCACCGCGACTGGCGCAACGACATCGAAGGGCTGGGCAACCTGCTGTCGCAGCGCATCCCCAACTACCGCAACCTGATGAACAGCTATGCGGCCTTGAGTTCGCGTTGATATAGGCCTGTGCCGGCTGCTTCGCGGATAAACCGGGAAGTGGCCGGCACAGGCTAAGAAGGATTCACCGGCAGGGTGAAACGAATTCGACACCCACCCAACTGTGACACCAGCGCCTGCAATTGCCCGCCGTGCGCCTGGGCCACCGAGCTGCAGATCGCCAAACCCATGCCCATGCCACCACTCTTGGTGGTGTGGAACGCCTCGAATACACGCTCGCGCTCGTCCGCAGCGATCCCCGGCCCGTTGTCGTCCACGCAGATCTCCACCCCGTTCTCGACCAGCGCCGAGGCAATCCGCAGCACCCCGTCACTGCGATACCCCGCCAGCGCTTCCAGGGCGTTGGTGATCAGGTTGAATACCAGCTGTTGCAACTGCACCGGGTCGGCTGTCACGCACACCCCGGCCTGCAACTGCGTCTGCACGTCGACCCGGCTCCTGGCGGCATCGGCCGAGGTCAGGCGCACCACCTCGCGGATCAGTTCGTCCAGCTTCACTGCCTTGAGTTGCATCGGCGACTGCTTGGCCAGCGCCCGCAACGCCCGCACGATGTTGGCGGCCCGTTCGCTGTCGTTGCGGATGTC encodes the following:
- the ycaC gene encoding isochorismate family cysteine hydrolase YcaC: MSQPDYKRLNKDDAVVLLVDHQTGLISLVQDFSPNEFKNNVLALGDLAKFFGLPTILTTSFEQGPNGPLVPELKEMFPDAPYIARPGQINAWDNEDFVKAIKATGRKQLIIAGVVTDVCVAFPTLSALAEGFEVFVVTDASGTFNETVQQAAWVRMTQAGAQMMNWFSVACELHRDWRNDIEGLGNLLSQRIPNYRNLMNSYAALSSR